The following proteins come from a genomic window of Thiothrix winogradskyi:
- the gcvH gene encoding glycine cleavage system protein GcvH, with product MSNVPSDLKYTKSHEWVRDNGDGTVTVGITDHAQELLGDLVHVDLPEVGTEFGAEDGCAIAESVKAASDIYAPVPGIIVEANEAVQDSPELINSDPYGDGWLFVMRVDDEDALGELMDADAYKAECDE from the coding sequence ATGAGCAATGTTCCATCCGATTTGAAATACACCAAATCCCACGAGTGGGTACGTGACAATGGCGACGGCACTGTTACCGTCGGCATTACTGACCATGCGCAAGAGTTGCTGGGTGACTTGGTACACGTTGATTTACCAGAAGTTGGCACAGAATTCGGTGCAGAAGACGGTTGTGCGATAGCGGAATCGGTGAAGGCAGCTTCTGATATTTACGCGCCAGTCCCCGGTATCATCGTTGAAGCGAATGAGGCGGTGCAAGACTCACCGGAACTGATCAATTCTGACCCTTACGGTGACGGCTGGCTGTTCGTGATGCGTGTGGATGACGAAGACGCGCTGGGTGAATTGATGGATGCAGACGCATACAAAGCGGAATGTGACGAGTAA
- a CDS encoding type II toxin-antitoxin system RelB/DinJ family antitoxin translates to MMTSKTQTSLRLDTDKLIEAKAILERLGLNFSEAVNIFTNMIVATKGLPFDVRLPNDETIAAMRDVRERKNLTPVTLTDLQRELQNP, encoded by the coding sequence ATGATGACGAGCAAAACACAAACCAGCCTTCGCCTAGACACCGATAAACTGATAGAAGCTAAAGCCATCTTAGAACGCCTCGGCTTAAACTTCAGCGAAGCTGTGAATATTTTCACCAATATGATTGTTGCAACCAAAGGCTTGCCATTTGATGTGCGCCTGCCCAACGATGAAACAATCGCAGCTATGCGCGATGTCAGGGAGCGTAAAAATCTTACGCCTGTTACCCTGACAGATTTGCAACGTGAATTGCAGAACCCATGA
- a CDS encoding YceI family protein has translation MQRTLPLICKTALSFALLSGTAMADWVLDNTQSALYFVSIKSDHMAEIHTFKTLSGAITKAGQGSLNIDLASVSTNIDIRDQRMREQLFDTQKFATASVSVDLSKTGVKPGIQTVNVTLDLHGVKKEIPATVTLTEVGNTVQVSTVAPIMLNAADFDLAAGITALREIAELPSISNAVPVTFFLSFVKQAEANAPPNPA, from the coding sequence ATGCAACGTACCTTACCATTAATTTGCAAAACTGCACTCAGCTTCGCCCTGCTCTCCGGCACGGCAATGGCGGATTGGGTGCTGGATAATACCCAATCTGCGCTGTATTTCGTTTCCATCAAATCAGACCACATGGCCGAAATCCATACGTTCAAAACGCTCTCTGGTGCGATTACCAAGGCGGGTCAAGGTTCGTTGAATATTGATTTGGCAAGCGTCAGCACCAATATCGACATCCGCGACCAACGGATGCGCGAACAATTGTTTGATACCCAAAAGTTTGCGACGGCAAGCGTCAGCGTCGATTTGAGCAAAACCGGCGTGAAACCCGGCATCCAGACCGTTAATGTCACGCTGGATTTGCATGGCGTGAAAAAAGAAATTCCCGCCACCGTTACCCTCACCGAAGTCGGCAACACCGTGCAAGTGAGCACCGTTGCCCCGATTATGTTGAATGCGGCAGATTTTGACCTAGCGGCTGGCATCACCGCCTTGCGTGAAATCGCGGAATTGCCCAGCATCAGCAATGCCGTGCCAGTCACTTTTTTCCTGAGTTTTGTGAAACAGGCTGAAGCTAACGCGCCGCCAAACCCCGCGTGA
- a CDS encoding PqiC family protein: MPNKISVFLCLALLSGCSSTPTQYHTLSADVGSAAAVVITKPINSVGVGPITLPTLLDREGMVIRKDATTLEISDTHLWGGQLEDEFLRTLAQHLQMRLPATRVQIVPWELSQTPQYQVVVKLDQFDGIPGGKAWLRGVWQLQAGSDGKILTTEPVALARQTPQAGVTGLVKAQSSLLADLANQITRGLAAR; encoded by the coding sequence ATGCCTAATAAAATCAGCGTGTTTTTATGCTTGGCGTTGTTGAGTGGGTGTTCCAGCACGCCCACGCAATACCACACCTTGTCGGCGGATGTTGGCAGTGCGGCGGCAGTGGTCATAACAAAACCCATTAACAGCGTTGGCGTTGGTCCGATTACCTTACCCACCTTGCTGGATCGCGAGGGGATGGTAATCCGTAAAGATGCGACAACCTTGGAAATATCCGATACGCACTTATGGGGCGGGCAGTTGGAAGACGAATTCCTGCGCACCTTAGCCCAACACTTGCAAATGCGTTTGCCTGCCACGCGGGTGCAAATCGTGCCGTGGGAACTCAGCCAAACCCCGCAATATCAGGTGGTGGTGAAACTGGATCAGTTTGATGGCATACCGGGGGGTAAAGCGTGGTTGCGTGGGGTATGGCAACTTCAGGCAGGCAGTGATGGGAAAATTCTCACCACTGAGCCAGTGGCGCTTGCCCGTCAAACCCCACAGGCGGGGGTGACAGGGTTGGTGAAAGCGCAAAGCAGTTTGCTGGCGGATTTGGCTAATCAGATCACGCGGGGTTTGGCGGCGCGTTAG
- a CDS encoding ComF family protein, which translates to MTIELKGNWKRGFAYDVHTLDSVYMGVDEHGHDSWQTTRSEMGELLYRLKYQGDASVVGQIVDRLGKYKGLETMDAIIPVPSTNKQRKIQPVLAIAQALAQRINVPVLDNVLQKQTGGQELKNVDDPQARQALLKTSLTLNPNANLAGKNILLLDDLYRSGSTLTVATDILYQQAKVKNVFVLVMTKTRSKR; encoded by the coding sequence ATGACCATCGAACTGAAAGGTAATTGGAAACGCGGCTTTGCCTACGATGTGCATACGCTGGACAGCGTGTACATGGGCGTGGATGAACATGGTCATGATTCTTGGCAAACCACCCGCAGTGAGATGGGTGAGTTGCTGTATCGCCTGAAGTATCAGGGTGATGCGTCAGTCGTGGGGCAGATTGTCGATAGGCTCGGCAAGTACAAGGGGCTGGAAACGATGGATGCTATTATTCCTGTGCCATCCACCAACAAGCAGCGCAAGATTCAACCCGTGCTCGCAATCGCCCAAGCCTTAGCCCAGCGGATCAATGTGCCAGTGCTGGATAATGTCCTGCAAAAGCAAACGGGCGGACAAGAACTGAAAAACGTTGATGACCCGCAAGCACGCCAAGCTTTGCTGAAAACCTCCCTGACATTAAATCCCAACGCTAATCTGGCTGGAAAGAATATCTTGCTGCTCGATGATCTTTACCGTTCTGGTTCAACCCTGACTGTTGCCACCGATATTCTGTATCAGCAAGCCAAGGTGAAAAATGTCTTTGTGCTGGTAATGACCAAAACCCGGAGTAAACGATGA
- a CDS encoding putative adenosine monophosphate-protein transferase Fic has protein sequence MHSKHEIAEDPACYSGTSTLVNKLGLQDSRTLAEAEAVLSYLRAESFDTRLQVFDLPALQAIHHHLFQDLYPWAGELRSTDLSKGNTRFCAAAYIATEANKLLGKLAQENWLVGLPLPAFVERLAHYYCELNVIHPFREGNGRAQRLFFDLLAINAGFGLDWAKVERSEWVAANIAGYAGDLQPLQALFGRIAVSV, from the coding sequence ATGCACAGCAAGCATGAGATAGCCGAAGACCCCGCCTGTTACAGCGGCACAAGCACGCTGGTCAACAAGCTGGGCTTGCAGGACAGCCGCACCTTGGCAGAGGCGGAAGCGGTGTTGAGCTACCTACGCGCTGAATCCTTCGATACGCGCTTACAGGTATTTGATTTGCCAGCCTTGCAAGCCATTCACCACCACCTGTTTCAAGACCTGTACCCGTGGGCAGGCGAGTTGCGTTCCACTGACCTCAGCAAGGGCAATACCCGCTTTTGTGCCGCCGCTTACATTGCAACCGAAGCCAACAAGCTGCTGGGCAAACTGGCACAGGAAAACTGGCTGGTTGGTTTGCCACTACCCGCCTTTGTGGAACGGCTGGCACATTACTACTGCGAACTGAACGTGATTCACCCCTTCCGCGAAGGTAACGGACGGGCGCAACGCTTGTTTTTCGATTTGCTGGCAATCAACGCAGGATTCGGGCTGGATTGGGCAAAGGTCGAGCGTAGCGAATGGGTAGCGGCGAATATCGCGGGTTATGCGGGTGACTTGCAGCCGTTGCAAGCCTTGTTTGGGCGGATTGCCGTGTCTGTGTAA
- the gcvP gene encoding aminomethyl-transferring glycine dehydrogenase has translation MTTLYELEQHDDFIARHIGPNAADTAAMLQTVGAESLDALIDSTVPASIRLPAPLAIDGSRSEAETLAYLKQLARQNVVAKSYIGMGYYDTVVPPVILRNVLENPGWYTAYTPYQPEISQGRLEGLLNYQQMVTDLTGMDIANASLLDEATAAAEAMTLCKRSNKLKSDKFFVGADVHPQTIDVLKTRAEHFGFELIIGNPYSELAGQEVFGVLLQYPGTTGEVGDIEALIKQAHAQKALVCVASDLMALVMLKAPGEMGADVVVGNSQRFGVPMAFGGPHAAFFATKDAFKRTMPGRVIGVSIDSHGKQALRMAMQTREQHIRREKATSNICTAQALLANMAGFYAVYHGAEGLKTIAGRIHRLTNILAKGLQQKGVTLLNDTWFDTVVVERTSPPNPLSLTGEGGQERVHSSSPSPVKERGAGGEVLHACINFRHFPDGNIGISIDERKTRADIAELFDVLLGAGHGLDVDALDAAVVAEGFSGIPSGYQRTSDFLTHPVFNSHHSESEMLRYLKRLENKDFSLAHGMIPLGSCTMKLNATTEMMPVTWSEFADIHPFAPQEQTVGYRAMIKELEDWLVEITGYDAISMQPNSGAQGEYAGLVAIRRYQASIGQAHRDVCLIPSSAHGTNPASAAMVSLKVVVVECDANGNVDVADLRAKAEKHAANLSCLMVTYPSTHGVFEQDIVEICDIVHQFGGQVYMDGANMNAQVGLSKPGKMGSDVSHLNLHKTFAIPHGGGGPGMGPIGVKAHLAPFLSSHAVTPPDGVAPGNSAVSAAPYGSGAILPISWAYIKLMGAAGLQRATEMAILNANYIMQRLAEHYPVLFRGANGRVAHECIIDIRPLKAASGIDESDIAKRLMDYGFHAPTMSFPVAGTLMIEPTESEPKEELDRFCDAMIAIREEIRKVQEGVWPADNNPLVNAPHTLDDLVNAWERPYSQTEAVFPQGVSPTAKYWPTVNRIDNVYGDRNLVCSCPSVDSYR, from the coding sequence ATGACAACTTTGTACGAACTTGAACAACACGACGATTTTATTGCCCGCCACATCGGCCCCAACGCGGCGGATACTGCCGCGATGCTGCAAACCGTGGGCGCGGAATCGCTGGATGCGCTGATTGATAGCACTGTGCCTGCGAGCATCCGCCTGCCAGCACCGTTGGCAATCGACGGCAGCCGTTCCGAAGCCGAAACGTTGGCTTATTTGAAGCAATTGGCGCGGCAAAATGTTGTTGCCAAGTCGTACATCGGTATGGGCTATTACGACACGGTTGTGCCACCGGTCATTTTGCGTAATGTCTTGGAAAACCCCGGTTGGTACACCGCGTATACGCCGTATCAGCCGGAAATTTCCCAAGGGCGGCTGGAAGGCTTGCTCAATTACCAGCAAATGGTCACGGATTTGACGGGCATGGACATTGCCAATGCCTCCTTGTTGGACGAAGCAACGGCGGCAGCGGAAGCAATGACGCTGTGCAAGCGTTCCAATAAGCTCAAATCGGACAAGTTTTTTGTGGGTGCGGATGTGCATCCGCAAACCATCGACGTGCTGAAAACCCGTGCGGAACACTTCGGCTTTGAACTCATTATCGGCAACCCGTATAGCGAGTTGGCGGGGCAGGAAGTGTTTGGTGTGTTGCTGCAATACCCTGGCACTACCGGCGAAGTTGGCGATATTGAAGCCTTGATTAAGCAGGCGCACGCGCAAAAAGCGTTGGTATGTGTGGCTTCCGATCTGATGGCGTTGGTGATGTTGAAAGCTCCCGGCGAAATGGGCGCGGATGTGGTGGTTGGCAACTCACAGCGTTTCGGTGTGCCGATGGCGTTCGGTGGCCCTCACGCGGCGTTTTTTGCCACGAAAGATGCGTTTAAGCGCACCATGCCGGGTCGGGTAATTGGCGTTTCGATTGATAGCCACGGCAAGCAAGCGTTGCGCATGGCGATGCAGACCCGTGAACAGCATATCCGTCGTGAGAAGGCGACTTCCAATATTTGTACGGCGCAGGCGTTGCTGGCGAATATGGCGGGGTTTTATGCGGTGTATCACGGCGCGGAAGGCTTGAAGACGATTGCGGGGCGGATTCATCGGCTGACGAATATTCTGGCGAAGGGCTTGCAGCAGAAGGGGGTGACGCTGCTGAATGATACGTGGTTTGATACGGTGGTGGTTGAAAGAACCTCACCCCCTAACCCCCTCTCCTTGACAGGAGAGGGGGGACAAGAGCGAGTGCATTCTTCCTCCCCCTCTCCTGTTAAGGAGAGGGGGGCGGGGGGTGAGGTTCTTCATGCCTGCATCAATTTCCGCCATTTCCCTGATGGCAATATCGGTATCAGTATTGATGAGCGCAAGACCCGCGCTGACATTGCCGAGCTGTTCGATGTGCTGCTAGGTGCAGGGCATGGTTTGGATGTGGATGCGCTGGATGCGGCGGTTGTTGCGGAAGGTTTCAGCGGGATTCCATCCGGCTATCAGCGTACCAGCGATTTCCTGACGCATCCGGTATTCAATTCGCACCATTCGGAATCGGAAATGTTGCGTTATTTGAAGCGCTTGGAGAATAAGGATTTCTCGTTGGCGCATGGGATGATTCCGTTGGGTTCTTGCACCATGAAGTTGAATGCGACCACGGAAATGATGCCGGTTACTTGGTCAGAGTTTGCGGATATTCACCCGTTTGCGCCGCAGGAGCAGACCGTGGGTTATCGCGCCATGATCAAGGAGTTGGAGGATTGGTTGGTGGAAATCACTGGCTATGATGCGATTTCGATGCAGCCAAATTCGGGGGCGCAGGGCGAATACGCTGGGCTGGTGGCGATCCGTCGTTATCAGGCGAGCATTGGGCAGGCGCATCGGGATGTGTGTTTGATTCCGAGTTCGGCGCATGGTACGAATCCGGCTTCGGCGGCGATGGTGAGCCTGAAGGTGGTGGTGGTCGAGTGCGACGCGAACGGTAACGTGGATGTGGCGGATTTGCGTGCCAAGGCGGAAAAACACGCGGCGAATTTATCGTGCTTGATGGTGACTTATCCGTCTACGCACGGGGTGTTTGAGCAGGACATCGTGGAAATTTGCGACATTGTGCATCAGTTCGGCGGGCAGGTGTACATGGATGGCGCGAACATGAATGCGCAAGTGGGCTTGTCGAAACCGGGCAAGATGGGGTCGGATGTGTCGCATTTGAACTTGCATAAGACCTTTGCGATTCCGCATGGTGGCGGTGGCCCTGGCATGGGGCCGATTGGGGTGAAGGCGCATCTTGCACCGTTTTTGTCCAGCCATGCGGTGACTCCGCCGGATGGGGTTGCGCCGGGAAATAGTGCGGTGTCGGCTGCTCCGTATGGGAGTGGGGCGATTCTGCCGATTTCGTGGGCGTACATTAAGTTGATGGGCGCGGCGGGTTTGCAGCGGGCGACGGAGATGGCGATATTGAACGCCAATTACATCATGCAACGCTTGGCTGAGCATTATCCGGTGCTGTTCCGGGGGGCGAATGGGCGGGTGGCGCATGAGTGCATCATCGACATTCGTCCGTTGAAGGCGGCTTCGGGGATTGATGAGTCGGACATTGCTAAACGCTTGATGGATTACGGTTTCCACGCGCCTACCATGTCGTTCCCGGTGGCGGGTACGCTGATGATCGAGCCGACCGAATCCGAGCCGAAAGAGGAGCTTGACCGTTTCTGCGATGCGATGATCGCGATTCGGGAAGAGATTCGCAAGGTGCAGGAGGGCGTGTGGCCTGCGGACAATAATCCGCTGGTGAATGCGCCGCATACGCTGGATGATTTGGTGAATGCTTGGGAACGCCCTTACAGCCAGACCGAGGCGGTGTTCCCGCAGGGTGTTAGCCCGACGGCGAAGTATTGGCCTACCGTGAACCGGATTGATAATGTGTATGGGGATCGGAATTTGGTGTGTTCTTGTCCTTCGGTTGATTCGTATCGGTAG
- a CDS encoding YchJ family protein, whose amino-acid sequence MMNNCPCGSDKTYNQCCRPYHDGKSAPTAEALMRSRYSAYVLRNGAYLHRSWHSSTRPNKKGLLQLPATEWLGLEIVRTELGGEQDLQGIVEFIASYRDGEQISRLHETSGFVKEGSKWYYVVGE is encoded by the coding sequence ATGATGAATAACTGCCCGTGTGGTTCCGATAAAACCTATAACCAGTGTTGTCGCCCGTATCACGATGGCAAGTCCGCGCCCACGGCGGAAGCCCTGATGCGTTCGCGTTACAGTGCGTATGTGTTGCGTAATGGCGCGTATTTGCACCGCAGTTGGCACAGCAGCACCCGCCCCAATAAAAAGGGTTTGCTGCAATTGCCTGCGACGGAGTGGTTAGGCCTGGAAATTGTGCGCACGGAGTTGGGCGGGGAACAGGATTTACAGGGTATTGTTGAATTCATTGCCAGCTACCGTGACGGCGAACAAATCAGCAGATTGCATGAAACCAGCGGCTTTGTGAAAGAGGGCAGCAAGTGGTATTACGTGGTTGGAGAGTGA
- the gcvT gene encoding glycine cleavage system aminomethyltransferase GcvT, which yields MQRTALYAKHLESGAKMVDFAGWEMPIHYGSQLQEHHQVRNDAGMFDVSHMVILDLVGAQSKAFLQYLLANNVDKLKESGKALYSCMLTPEGTVIDDLIVYFITETQWRIVVNAGTRDKDIAWMQQQIANFDVTLTERDDLSMIAAQGPNARAKVLGIMPADEVAIVEPLKTFYGAFVNDWFIARTGYTGEDGFEMMFPNAQAHKVWDALLAAGIKPIGLGARDTLRLEAGMNLYGTDMDETTSPLVSGLGWTIGWQPEDRNFIGRSALEAQKAAGVPQKFVGLVLEGKGVLRSHMKVVCNGGDGETTSGTFSPTLGVAIALARVPASCGDTCEVDIRGKLHPAKVVKPVFARNGKSVLN from the coding sequence ATGCAACGTACTGCACTTTACGCCAAGCACCTTGAATCCGGTGCGAAAATGGTCGATTTCGCGGGCTGGGAAATGCCCATTCACTATGGCTCCCAACTGCAAGAACACCACCAAGTCCGCAACGACGCGGGCATGTTTGACGTATCACACATGGTCATCCTCGACCTCGTGGGGGCGCAATCCAAAGCCTTTTTGCAATACCTGCTCGCCAATAACGTTGATAAACTGAAAGAGTCCGGCAAGGCATTGTATAGCTGCATGTTGACCCCCGAAGGCACGGTGATTGACGATTTGATCGTGTATTTCATCACCGAAACCCAATGGCGCATCGTGGTTAACGCTGGCACACGCGACAAAGATATTGCGTGGATGCAACAGCAAATCGCCAACTTTGATGTAACCCTGACCGAACGTGACGACCTTTCCATGATCGCGGCACAAGGCCCCAATGCGCGTGCCAAAGTGCTGGGCATTATGCCTGCGGATGAAGTGGCTATCGTTGAACCACTGAAAACCTTTTACGGCGCATTCGTCAACGACTGGTTCATTGCCCGCACGGGTTACACCGGCGAAGACGGCTTTGAAATGATGTTCCCCAATGCACAAGCCCACAAAGTGTGGGATGCGCTGTTAGCCGCTGGCATTAAGCCGATTGGCTTGGGCGCACGCGATACCCTGCGTCTGGAAGCGGGCATGAACCTCTACGGCACGGACATGGACGAAACCACCTCTCCATTAGTGTCAGGTTTAGGCTGGACAATCGGCTGGCAGCCGGAAGACCGTAACTTTATTGGGCGCAGTGCGTTGGAAGCACAGAAAGCCGCAGGTGTGCCGCAAAAATTCGTCGGGCTGGTGCTGGAAGGCAAAGGCGTATTGCGCAGTCATATGAAAGTGGTATGCAATGGTGGTGATGGTGAAACAACCAGCGGTACTTTTTCGCCTACACTCGGCGTAGCAATTGCGTTGGCGCGGGTTCCAGCAAGCTGTGGCGACACCTGTGAGGTGGATATTCGCGGCAAATTGCACCCGGCAAAAGTGGTGAAGCCGGTTTTCGCACGCAATGGCAAATCTGTTTTAAATTAA
- a CDS encoding type II toxin-antitoxin system YafQ family toxin yields the protein MRQLIRHKAFIKDMRNVRLTDTQATKLFLYVAKLLDDQPLPPESRDHALQGEWADFREFHLGGDTLLIYQTDEQFVYLTRLGSHAQLFKTM from the coding sequence ATGAGACAACTCATACGCCACAAAGCGTTCATCAAAGACATGCGTAACGTTCGCCTGACTGATACCCAAGCGACTAAATTATTTCTGTATGTTGCCAAACTGCTGGATGATCAACCCCTTCCGCCAGAATCCCGCGATCATGCACTGCAAGGCGAGTGGGCTGATTTTCGGGAGTTCCATTTAGGTGGAGATACTCTGCTGATCTACCAAACCGATGAGCAATTTGTCTACCTGACACGGCTTGGAAGCCATGCACAGTTATTCAAAACGATGTGA
- a CDS encoding YhfG family protein, protein MTTVFLSGSITITRLNNVILARLQNIINKQFAIVVGDANGADKALQKHLTTLQYPHVTVFCAGNVCRNNLGNWSVKHISVDATITGRAFYTQKDKAMAQLADYGFVLWDGKSPGSFNNVLAFLKQHKKALVYFAPDTAFYPVSSVDDARTLLDKCDPAAVAEIDKKIKLTATLQTLDGMAQNTLSFAPPSPDERKQRYYQATRNHNYRASLRLEGLSLPDDIAALSLPATAQGMATLIQQTKDHYAQQA, encoded by the coding sequence ATGACCACGGTATTCCTGTCAGGCTCAATCACCATTACCCGTTTGAACAACGTCATACTGGCACGTTTGCAAAACATCATTAATAAACAGTTTGCGATTGTGGTGGGCGATGCCAACGGCGCAGACAAGGCATTGCAAAAACACCTGACGACCTTGCAATACCCGCACGTCACGGTATTTTGTGCCGGAAATGTTTGCCGCAATAATCTGGGTAACTGGTCTGTCAAACACATCAGTGTGGATGCCACTATAACCGGACGCGCCTTTTACACCCAAAAAGATAAAGCAATGGCGCAGCTTGCCGATTACGGTTTTGTGCTGTGGGATGGCAAAAGCCCCGGTTCATTCAATAATGTGCTGGCGTTTTTGAAACAGCACAAAAAAGCCTTGGTCTATTTCGCCCCGGATACCGCATTTTATCCCGTTTCCAGCGTAGACGATGCCCGCACCTTATTGGACAAATGCGACCCGGCAGCCGTAGCGGAAATAGACAAAAAGATCAAACTGACCGCCACCTTGCAAACATTGGATGGCATGGCACAAAACACCCTCAGCTTTGCCCCACCATCGCCGGATGAGCGCAAACAGCGTTATTATCAGGCAACCCGCAACCACAATTACCGCGCCAGTTTGCGGCTGGAAGGGCTATCCTTACCAGATGACATTGCCGCTTTGTCCTTGCCAGCAACGGCGCAAGGCATGGCAACCCTGATCCAGCAAACCAAAGACCACTATGCACAGCAAGCATGA
- a CDS encoding class I SAM-dependent methyltransferase has translation MPMQIQNLTATTRCNELDLIAKHLPLENATVLELGCGKAQMTRRIAERFPSARITATEVDQIQHAHNVAQQRSLSEVEGIHNIEFKSGGAQAIDAPDNSIDVVFMFKSLHHVPRELMAQSLQEIARVLKPSGMAWISEPVYAGDFNEILRLFHDEKVVRELAFQAVSDAVTTGTLELVEQIFCNTESRFADFNEFDERIIQVTHTNHQLDDALYQTVKARFNAHVDADGARFDNPARFDVLRKPPNTRALL, from the coding sequence ATGCCCATGCAAATCCAGAACCTCACCGCCACCACCCGTTGCAACGAACTTGACCTCATTGCCAAACACCTGCCGCTGGAAAACGCCACCGTGCTGGAACTTGGCTGCGGCAAAGCGCAAATGACGCGCCGCATCGCCGAACGCTTCCCCTCGGCACGTATCACTGCCACCGAAGTCGATCAAATCCAACACGCCCATAACGTCGCCCAACAACGCTCCCTGAGCGAAGTCGAAGGGATACACAATATCGAATTCAAGTCAGGCGGCGCACAAGCCATCGACGCGCCCGACAACAGCATTGACGTGGTATTCATGTTCAAATCGCTGCACCACGTTCCCCGCGAACTCATGGCGCAATCCCTGCAAGAAATTGCCCGCGTGCTCAAACCAAGCGGCATGGCATGGATTTCCGAACCCGTGTATGCAGGCGACTTCAACGAAATTTTACGCCTGTTCCACGACGAAAAAGTGGTGCGCGAACTCGCCTTCCAAGCCGTGAGCGATGCCGTCACCACTGGTACGCTGGAACTGGTGGAACAAATCTTCTGCAACACCGAATCGCGTTTTGCCGATTTCAACGAATTCGACGAACGCATTATTCAAGTCACGCACACCAATCATCAGTTGGATGATGCGCTGTACCAAACCGTCAAAGCCCGTTTTAACGCGCATGTGGATGCAGACGGAGCACGCTTTGATAACCCTGCCCGTTTCGATGTATTGCGCAAACCGCCCAATACCCGCGCTTTATTGTGA